A DNA window from Pseudorasbora parva isolate DD20220531a chromosome 19, ASM2467924v1, whole genome shotgun sequence contains the following coding sequences:
- the LOC137048360 gene encoding uncharacterized protein, whose translation MQTPSATPFADIITSLAVLHQDQHQAMLDLRADQERRFEAIVRGQQEDREKFRSWIDREVRTEAAGLASAPVHVPLHEMGPQDDPEAFIDLFQKAAEACGWPRAQWPVRLIPLLTGEAQAAAQQLPVANLLEYEDLKKAILQRVGRSPEQHRQRFRSLEWGEAGRPFAMAQQLRDSCRRWLLAGGSDVDHIVDLVVLEQFIARLPRKTAEWVQCHRPTSLETAIHLAEDHLVACPGVGAPLLTSRSLSPPSVSPSPPIPLPRFRPPGPPRIPPRGRGGMGPGPLGSSRAPPRGAGLLGMGGDSGSGSAPSPRSFSNPLPAAGVAGKPGLACWRCGDPDHFVDRCPRMDIGTMIRIPDVQRTTPDQAGEYQIP comes from the exons atgcagacgccctccgccacgccatttgcggacattatcacatccctcgcggtcctccatcAGGACCAACATCAAGCCATGCTGGACCTCCGggcagaccaggagcgccgcttcgaggccattgtccgaggccagcaagaggaccgcgagaagttccggagctggatcgaccgggaggttcgcaccgaagccgccgggctcgccagcgcaccggtccacgtgcccctgcaCGAAATGGGGCCACAGGATGACCCGGAGGCGTTTATTGACCTCTTCCAAAAGGCCGcagaggcctgcgggtggccccgggcacagtggccggtgcgcctgatACCACTACTGACAGGAGAGGCCCAGGCGGCTGCACAACAGctaccggtggcgaacctcctggagtaCGAGGACCTAAAGAAGGCCATcctccagcgggtcggccgctCCCCGGAGCAACACCGACAGAGattccgctccctggagtggggggaggccggccgacccttcgcgatggcccaacagctccgggactcatgccgcagatggctcctggccggcggaagcgacgtggaccacatcgtcgatctggtggtactggagcagttcatcgctcggctcccAAGGAAAactgccgagtgggtccagtgccaccggcccacgtcgctggagacggccatccacctggcggaggaccacctggtggcgtgcccgggggtcggcgcaccccttttaacctctcgctctctctctcccccctctgtgtctccctctcctcctatccctctccctaggtTCCGTCCTCCGGGCCCTCCTCggattccccccagaggccggggtgggatgggccctggaccgctcgggagttcgcgggctccgcccaggggggcggggctgctggggatGGGGGGTGATAGTGGCTCTGGTTCCGCgccctccccgcgctcattttccaacccactccccgccgcaggggtggcgggtaagcctgggctggcctgctggcggtgcggtgatccggatcattttgtggaccgatgtccgaggatggacatcgggacaatgatccggatcccggacgtccagcggaccacccccgatcaagcaggagagtaccaaattcct taa